A genomic window from Armatimonadota bacterium includes:
- a CDS encoding tyrosine-type recombinase/integrase, with protein MAQGTSIRISEVIRPADSLPSAIDAFMVFCRAKNLSENTLLYYRYRLDSFQRFLAKHTGISAPRDVTRQTIREFLNVEMNEHSPTTANHSVITLKAFFGFLLEEGFLDNNPSAGISKIRCKKRLIETFSAEQVEAMLATCNKSFQGIRDKAMILILYDCGLRASELCDIRLESIDWYAQTISVIGKGDKERLVSFGKATRLALAQYIARRPEVEASQLFITCYGDPLERHRLGAVIKKRCKQAGITGVRCSPHTLRHTFAVNYLRAGGDVFSLQKILGHSDLTMTRRYCELSQTDALERHRMYSPADRLQSPKPTGRRKRIA; from the coding sequence ATGGCGCAAGGTACATCTATAAGAATCAGTGAAGTAATTCGACCTGCTGATAGCTTACCTTCTGCAATAGATGCGTTCATGGTTTTTTGCCGGGCGAAGAACCTCTCAGAAAATACATTGCTCTACTATCGATATCGTCTGGATTCATTCCAGAGGTTTTTAGCTAAGCATACAGGTATATCAGCTCCTCGGGACGTCACGCGGCAGACGATTCGGGAATTCCTTAACGTGGAGATGAACGAGCATAGTCCTACTACTGCAAACCACAGTGTTATTACTTTGAAAGCGTTCTTTGGTTTTCTTTTGGAGGAAGGCTTCCTCGATAATAACCCATCTGCAGGCATTTCCAAGATTCGTTGTAAAAAACGCTTGATAGAGACATTTAGTGCTGAACAAGTAGAAGCCATGCTTGCTACATGCAATAAGAGCTTTCAGGGAATCCGAGATAAGGCTATGATCCTTATTTTATATGATTGCGGGCTAAGAGCCAGCGAGCTTTGTGATATACGACTCGAGAGTATTGACTGGTATGCTCAAACTATCAGTGTCATTGGTAAAGGTGATAAAGAAAGGCTTGTATCTTTCGGAAAGGCTACGCGCTTGGCACTGGCCCAATATATTGCCAGACGCCCTGAAGTTGAAGCCAGTCAATTATTTATCACGTGTTATGGAGATCCACTGGAGCGTCATCGGTTAGGTGCTGTGATTAAAAAGAGATGCAAGCAAGCAGGAATAACTGGGGTGAGATGCTCACCCCACACACTTCGACATACTTTTGCTGTCAATTACTTGCGAGCAGGCGGTGATGTTTTCAGTCTTCAGAAAATACTCGGCCATAGCGATTTGACTATGACCCGTCGTTACTGTGAGCTTAGCCAAACAGATGCACTGGAGCGTCATCGTATGTATTCACCGGCAGATCGACTCCAGTCGCCGAAACCGACAGGGAGGAGGAAACGAATTGCCTGA
- a CDS encoding excisionase family DNA-binding protein, translating into MNQSEWTISVPEAGRRIGVGRSVAFRLAREGVIPVLRLGKKMRVPVEALNRMLAEAGRKNDLD; encoded by the coding sequence ATGAACCAATCTGAATGGACAATAAGCGTGCCAGAAGCTGGACGGCGAATCGGTGTTGGCAGAAGTGTGGCTTTCCGATTAGCTCGCGAGGGAGTCATCCCCGTCCTTCGATTAGGCAAAAAAATGCGAGTGCCAGTTGAGGCACTCAATCGTATGCTCGCAGAGGCAGGAAGGAAGAATGATCTTGATTAG
- a CDS encoding DUF3854 domain-containing protein — protein sequence MPEHFTNTPKPDELLPIHKKLIVDSGIAEEVALQRGYRSIMKKSELRSLGFAESQCRVPALLLPIRSVLGEIVNYQIRPNQPRIRDGKAVKYETPAKSKLALDVPPSCLRHLSDPNVPLFITEGVRKADSAASRGICCIDLLGVWNWRGSNDVGGKVALPDWEMVALNDRQVYICFDSDVVLKPAVYKAMERIKPFLEQRGAKASVIYLPACEGGAKVGLDDFLASGNDLNDLLQLASNQLKPVIENNPIEQTHPYRSTPSGLIWSKETTEGSVLVPLTNFSAEIKAELVIDDGSESNRFFEIEGHLGDRTTIINIPSSRFDGMGWVTEFLGAKAVVYPGNSSRDRARAAIQLTSNDITQRIVFSHTGWREIDGVWHYLHAGGAIGPDGNNSLVEVRLPDSMSSFQLPEPPVGSDIGQAIKSSLRILDVAPDEIVFPLFCAIWASAVMIPDVSVFLTGATGTGKSELVALCQQHWGPKLDARHLPGSWTSTSNALESLAFHAKNALFVIDDFIYTGSSADAAKLNRDADRILRAQGNNSSRIRMRADSSIRPSKPPRCMILSTGEDVPSGQSLRARTLIVEITKDDIDWQFLTECQKDAASGEYAKALAGFVRWISPQYQDLSGGLSEMQRNLRDGIALTKSHMRAPDNVAKLLTGLKLFLDYAKDVSALSEEAACSLWERGLSALRKQALSQQQHQTEYEPASRFIELLRSAITRGDAFLSTADDATPADPESWGWQKVPNNNVGSTHYIPRGSKIGWVDETNLFLDPESALAVAKQFSQDMGEPFTINRKTLQKRLLEKGLLISCEESRNTLTVRRWLSNKRRSVLHMSVESIYPQGTDLTDQTDPEVIDHLPVQQTPGQVVGQSASSGMLKTDPVNRPLSVPTSSDFNAEGGEVSVVSARDQAIDTDWGLPL from the coding sequence TTGCCTGAGCATTTTACAAATACACCAAAACCAGATGAACTTCTTCCTATACATAAGAAACTAATAGTTGATTCAGGAATAGCAGAGGAAGTTGCTTTGCAAAGAGGCTACCGCTCAATAATGAAAAAGTCTGAACTGCGGAGTCTTGGTTTTGCTGAGTCACAGTGTCGGGTACCCGCGCTGTTACTTCCAATCCGCAGTGTATTAGGTGAGATAGTTAATTATCAGATTCGCCCCAATCAACCACGAATAAGAGATGGTAAGGCGGTGAAATATGAGACACCGGCAAAAAGTAAGCTGGCACTTGATGTTCCACCTAGCTGTTTAAGACATTTGTCGGATCCCAACGTACCTCTATTTATAACAGAGGGGGTACGTAAGGCGGATTCAGCGGCGAGCCGTGGCATCTGCTGCATAGATCTTCTTGGCGTATGGAATTGGCGAGGATCAAATGATGTTGGAGGTAAGGTTGCACTACCTGATTGGGAGATGGTTGCTCTGAATGATAGGCAGGTATATATCTGCTTCGACTCAGATGTGGTGCTGAAACCAGCGGTCTACAAGGCAATGGAGAGGATCAAGCCATTCCTTGAGCAAAGAGGTGCCAAGGCATCTGTGATTTACCTTCCTGCTTGTGAGGGTGGTGCCAAAGTTGGTCTGGATGACTTTCTAGCCAGCGGCAATGACTTAAATGATCTGCTGCAATTGGCATCTAATCAGTTAAAGCCTGTAATTGAAAACAATCCAATTGAACAAACACATCCATATAGATCAACTCCATCTGGGCTTATATGGTCCAAAGAGACTACTGAAGGTTCAGTGCTGGTTCCACTCACTAATTTCAGTGCTGAGATAAAGGCGGAACTGGTAATAGATGATGGTTCTGAATCTAACCGCTTCTTCGAAATTGAAGGTCATCTTGGAGATCGGACTACTATAATTAACATTCCATCCAGCAGATTTGATGGTATGGGGTGGGTTACTGAGTTTTTAGGAGCCAAAGCTGTTGTCTATCCTGGAAATAGCAGTCGTGATCGCGCTCGTGCTGCAATTCAGTTGACCAGCAATGATATTACACAACGAATTGTGTTTAGCCATACAGGTTGGCGGGAGATTGATGGTGTCTGGCACTATTTACACGCAGGAGGAGCTATAGGTCCAGATGGTAATAATTCTCTCGTAGAAGTAAGATTACCCGATTCTATGTCATCATTTCAGCTACCTGAACCACCTGTAGGAAGTGATATAGGCCAGGCAATAAAATCTTCGCTTAGAATACTTGATGTGGCCCCTGATGAGATAGTATTCCCGCTCTTTTGTGCAATATGGGCATCTGCTGTAATGATCCCAGATGTATCAGTTTTCCTCACAGGCGCTACAGGAACTGGTAAAAGCGAACTTGTCGCTCTTTGCCAGCAGCACTGGGGACCAAAGCTGGATGCGAGACATCTACCAGGATCCTGGACTAGTACTTCTAATGCACTAGAGTCGCTTGCATTTCATGCTAAAAATGCACTGTTTGTAATTGATGACTTCATTTATACAGGATCATCAGCTGATGCTGCAAAACTAAATCGAGATGCAGATCGTATTCTCCGTGCGCAAGGAAATAACTCGAGTAGAATTCGAATGCGTGCTGATTCCTCTATTAGACCGTCAAAACCACCGCGCTGTATGATATTGAGCACAGGCGAAGATGTTCCCTCAGGACAGTCTCTACGAGCAAGAACTCTTATTGTCGAGATAACTAAGGACGATATAGACTGGCAATTTCTCACTGAATGTCAGAAAGATGCTGCCTCAGGTGAATACGCAAAGGCATTGGCTGGTTTTGTGAGATGGATTTCACCTCAATATCAGGATCTTAGCGGTGGACTTAGCGAAATGCAGCGCAACCTAAGAGACGGAATTGCATTAACCAAATCTCATATGCGGGCACCTGATAATGTAGCTAAATTACTTACAGGCTTAAAGCTGTTTCTTGATTATGCAAAGGATGTATCAGCATTAAGTGAGGAAGCTGCATGTTCATTATGGGAGCGAGGACTTTCTGCTCTAAGAAAACAGGCGTTGTCACAGCAACAGCATCAAACGGAGTATGAACCAGCAAGCAGATTCATTGAATTGTTGCGTTCTGCAATTACACGCGGTGATGCTTTCCTTTCGACTGCAGATGATGCTACTCCAGCCGATCCAGAGTCTTGGGGATGGCAAAAGGTTCCTAACAACAATGTTGGCAGCACACACTACATTCCCCGCGGATCCAAAATTGGATGGGTAGATGAGACTAATCTATTCCTTGATCCTGAAAGTGCTCTAGCTGTTGCAAAACAGTTTTCGCAAGATATGGGAGAGCCTTTCACAATTAATCGTAAGACACTCCAGAAGAGACTATTAGAGAAAGGATTACTAATTTCATGTGAGGAATCTCGGAATACACTTACAGTAAGGCGATGGCTGTCTAATAAACGTCGTTCTGTATTGCATATGAGCGTGGAGAGTATCTATCCGCAAGGAACTGACCTTACAGACCAAACTGACCCAGAAGTAATAGATCATCTTCCTGTGCAGCAAACGCCTGGTCAGGTAGTTGGTCAGTCTGCAAGCTCTGGCATGTTAAAAACCGACCCAGTTAACCGACCACTGTCGGTACCTACAAGCTCAGATTTTAATGCTGAGGGCGGAGAGGTCAGTGTGGTCAGTGCGAGAGACCAAGCCATAGATACAGATTGGGGATTACCTTTATGA